In one window of Pseudomonas chlororaphis subsp. chlororaphis DNA:
- a CDS encoding Lrp/AsnC family transcriptional regulator produces MILDSTDLRILHFLQQDGRISNQELAEKVALSPSACLRRLRLLEGEGIISGYRAVLNAERLGIELEAIVHVSLRQDVADWHETFIKKVQQWPEVVTAYVVTGASNYVLRVQARNLKHFSDFIVNHLNRTSGVTDIRSEIVLQKIKEQDGLLDLVLRK; encoded by the coding sequence ATGATTCTCGACTCTACAGACCTGCGAATCCTGCACTTCCTGCAACAGGACGGCCGTATCAGCAACCAGGAGCTGGCGGAGAAAGTCGCCCTCTCGCCCTCGGCCTGCCTGCGTCGCCTGCGCCTGCTGGAGGGCGAAGGCATCATCAGCGGCTATCGCGCGGTGCTGAATGCCGAGCGTTTGGGGATCGAGTTGGAGGCCATCGTTCATGTGTCGCTGCGCCAGGACGTGGCGGACTGGCACGAGACCTTTATCAAGAAGGTCCAGCAGTGGCCGGAAGTGGTGACCGCCTATGTGGTCACCGGCGCCAGCAACTATGTGCTGCGGGTCCAGGCGCGCAACCTCAAGCACTTCTCGGATTTCATCGTCAATCACCTGAACCGCACGTCCGGGGTCACCGACATCCGCTCGGAAATCGTCCTGCAGAAAATCAAGGAGCAGGACGGCCTGCTGGACCTGGTATTGCGCAAGTAA
- the kynU gene encoding kynureninase: MTTRNHCLALDAQDPLAPLRNQFALPDGVIYLDGNSLGARPVAALQRAQQVIAEEWGNGLIRSWNTAGWRDLSQRLGDRLAKLIGADANEVVITDTTSINLFKVLSAALRVQALKAPQRRVIVSESSNFPSDLYIAEGLTEMLQQGYSLRLVDSPEALPQAIGEDTAVVMLTHVNYKTGYMHDMQAVTALTHECGALSLWDLAHSAGAVPVDLKQAGADYAIGCTYKYLNGGPGSQAFAWVSPAVCDLVRQPLAGWFGHARQFDMDVQYQPSSGIARYLCGTQPITSLAMVECGLEIFEQTDMASLRRKSLALTDLFIELVEQRCAAHGLKLVTPREHDKRGSHVSFEHPEGYAVIQALIARGVIGDYREPRIMRFGFTPLYTRFSEVWDAVQILGEILDQKTWSQAQFQVRHSVT; this comes from the coding sequence ATGACAACAAGAAACCACTGCCTGGCCCTCGACGCACAGGACCCGCTGGCACCGCTGCGCAACCAGTTCGCGCTGCCCGACGGGGTGATCTATCTCGACGGCAACTCCCTCGGCGCCCGCCCGGTCGCGGCCCTGCAACGGGCGCAACAGGTGATTGCCGAGGAATGGGGCAATGGCCTGATCCGCAGCTGGAACACTGCCGGCTGGCGCGACCTGTCGCAGCGCCTGGGCGACCGCCTGGCCAAGCTGATTGGCGCCGATGCCAACGAAGTGGTGATCACCGACACCACCTCGATCAACCTGTTCAAGGTGCTCAGCGCCGCCTTGCGGGTGCAGGCGCTCAAGGCCCCGCAGCGGCGGGTGATCGTCAGCGAGAGCAGCAACTTTCCCAGCGACCTGTACATCGCCGAAGGCCTGACCGAGATGTTGCAGCAGGGCTATTCCCTGCGCCTGGTGGACAGCCCCGAGGCGCTGCCCCAGGCCATTGGCGAAGACACCGCGGTGGTCATGCTGACCCACGTCAACTACAAGACCGGCTACATGCACGACATGCAGGCGGTGACCGCGCTGACCCACGAATGCGGCGCGCTGAGCCTGTGGGACCTGGCCCACTCCGCCGGCGCGGTGCCGGTGGACCTGAAGCAGGCCGGCGCCGACTACGCCATCGGCTGCACCTACAAATACCTCAACGGCGGCCCGGGCTCGCAAGCCTTCGCCTGGGTCTCGCCGGCCGTCTGCGATCTGGTCAGGCAGCCGTTGGCCGGCTGGTTCGGCCATGCGCGGCAGTTCGACATGGACGTGCAGTATCAGCCGAGCAGCGGCATCGCCCGCTACCTGTGCGGCACCCAGCCGATCACGTCGCTGGCCATGGTCGAGTGCGGCCTGGAGATCTTCGAGCAGACCGACATGGCCAGCCTGCGGCGCAAGTCCCTGGCCCTGACCGACCTGTTCATCGAACTGGTGGAACAGCGCTGTGCGGCCCATGGCCTGAAGCTGGTCACCCCGCGCGAACACGACAAGCGCGGCAGTCATGTCAGCTTCGAACACCCCGAAGGTTATGCGGTGATCCAGGCCCTGATCGCCCGGGGCGTGATCGGCGACTACCGCGAACCGCGGATCATGCGCTTCGGCTTCACGCCGCTGTACACCCGCTTCAGCGAAGTCTGGGACGCGGTGCAGATCCTCGGTGAAATCCTCGACCAGAAAACCTGGTCCCAAGCGCAGTTCCAGGTGCGCCACAGCGTCACCTGA
- a CDS encoding OprD family porin, producing the protein MKPPLWSVLPLAISTCLGQLAYAASDHGFVEDSRLTLTNRNFYFYRNNLNNPGAQNYRNEWAHGVLLDYRSGYTQGTVGFGIDAFAQVGIKLDSGKGRSGTGLLPLDSDGRAEDEYSEAGGALKMRISKTELKYGNLTPLNPVFGTGNARLFTQQANGFQLTSSELNGLLLDAGHFTSGNDSASTNDNGALKALYAGVETRSVDYLGGVYSLNDQLSVSLYGSQFTDIWRQYYANASYTYPVSASQSLNLDFNIYRTNDTGQSLAGKIDNTTWSLAGSYKVGAHRLTLAYQRVDGDEPFDYLGFDQQPGTSIFLANSIQIVDFNAPNERSWQLRYDLDMAPFGVPGLSFMSRYVSGDHIDDSHYDGGVNGAYGRYGSDGKRWERDIEARYIVQSGKAKDLSVRVRQGSLRSTSQVARADTTDNNEVRLIIEYPLSIF; encoded by the coding sequence ATGAAACCGCCCCTCTGGTCAGTCTTGCCGCTTGCCATCAGTACTTGTCTCGGCCAACTGGCGTATGCCGCCTCCGACCATGGATTCGTCGAAGACAGCCGCCTGACCCTGACTAACCGCAACTTCTATTTCTATCGCAACAACCTCAACAACCCCGGCGCCCAGAACTATCGGAACGAGTGGGCTCATGGGGTCCTGCTGGATTACCGATCCGGCTATACCCAGGGAACCGTGGGTTTCGGCATCGACGCCTTCGCGCAGGTGGGGATTAAACTCGACAGCGGCAAGGGGCGTAGCGGTACGGGTTTGTTGCCACTCGACTCCGACGGTCGCGCCGAGGATGAATACTCCGAAGCGGGCGGTGCGCTCAAGATGCGGATCTCGAAAACCGAACTCAAATACGGCAACCTGACACCGCTCAACCCGGTGTTCGGCACGGGCAACGCGCGACTGTTCACTCAACAGGCTAACGGCTTTCAGCTGACCAGCAGCGAATTGAACGGTCTGCTGCTCGACGCCGGGCATTTCACTTCAGGCAACGACAGTGCATCGACCAATGACAATGGCGCTCTCAAAGCCTTGTATGCCGGCGTGGAAACCCGCAGCGTCGATTACCTGGGTGGCGTCTATAGCCTGAACGACCAGTTAAGCGTCAGCCTGTACGGCTCGCAGTTCACCGATATCTGGCGGCAGTACTATGCCAATGCCAGCTACACCTACCCAGTAAGCGCAAGCCAGTCGCTGAACCTTGACTTCAATATCTATCGCACCAACGACACCGGCCAGAGCCTGGCCGGGAAGATCGACAATACCACCTGGTCGCTGGCCGGTTCCTACAAGGTCGGCGCACATCGCTTGACCCTGGCCTATCAACGCGTCGATGGCGATGAACCGTTCGATTATCTGGGTTTCGATCAGCAGCCGGGCACCTCGATTTTTCTCGCCAACTCAATACAGATCGTTGATTTCAATGCACCCAACGAACGTTCCTGGCAATTGCGATATGACTTGGACATGGCGCCTTTCGGTGTGCCGGGGCTGAGTTTCATGTCGCGGTATGTCAGCGGCGATCATATCGACGACAGCCACTATGACGGTGGCGTCAATGGCGCCTATGGACGTTACGGTAGCGACGGAAAGCGCTGGGAACGGGACATTGAAGCGCGCTACATCGTGCAGTCCGGCAAGGCCAAGGACCTGTCGGTGCGAGTGCGCCAGGGCTCGCTGCGTTCAACCAGCCAGGTGGCTCGAGCGGATACCACCGACAACAATGAAGTTCGACTCATTATCGAATATCCGCTGAGTATTTTCTGA
- a CDS encoding LysR substrate-binding domain-containing protein, whose translation MHFDLTDLRLYLNILDAGNITAGASRSHLSLAAASARIRAMEASLGTEFLQRGRRGVSPTPAGKALAQHARGLLQQAEHLRQDLAEYARGVKGQVRLLCNTTAITEYLPEPLADFLCAHPNLDIDLQELPSLRITHALRQGAADLGIVSDAVDTQDLQTLAFRDDPLVLVLPAHHPLADGRAVSFSDSLHHDYVGLAAHSALAVYLEEQALHLGLRMPIRIRADGFDGVMRMVARGAGLAVVPRAAVERRGPDASLNVLPLVEAWAQRKLLLCARDFNALPPYAKALLETLGQL comes from the coding sequence ATGCACTTCGACCTGACCGACCTGCGCCTGTACTTGAACATCCTCGACGCCGGCAATATCACCGCCGGCGCCAGCCGCAGCCATTTGTCCCTGGCCGCGGCCAGTGCACGAATCCGCGCCATGGAAGCGTCCCTGGGCACCGAGTTCCTGCAGCGCGGCCGCCGAGGCGTGAGCCCGACGCCCGCCGGCAAGGCCCTGGCCCAGCACGCGCGCGGCCTGCTGCAACAAGCCGAGCACCTGCGCCAGGACCTGGCCGAATATGCCCGGGGCGTCAAAGGCCAGGTGCGCCTGTTGTGCAACACCACGGCGATCACCGAATACCTGCCAGAGCCGCTGGCGGACTTTCTCTGCGCCCACCCCAACCTCGACATCGACCTGCAGGAACTGCCCAGCCTGCGCATCACCCACGCCTTGCGCCAGGGCGCGGCGGACCTGGGGATAGTCTCCGACGCGGTGGATACCCAGGACCTGCAGACCCTGGCGTTTCGCGACGACCCGCTGGTGCTGGTCCTGCCCGCCCACCACCCGCTGGCGGACGGTCGGGCGGTGAGTTTCAGCGACAGCCTGCACCACGACTATGTCGGCCTCGCCGCCCACAGCGCCCTGGCCGTATACCTGGAAGAACAGGCCTTGCACCTGGGGCTGCGGATGCCGATCCGCATCCGCGCCGACGGCTTCGACGGAGTCATGCGCATGGTCGCCCGGGGCGCCGGATTGGCCGTGGTGCCCCGGGCCGCCGTCGAACGCCGGGGGCCGGATGCATCGCTCAACGTGCTGCCGCTGGTGGAGGCCTGGGCGCAACGCAAGTTGCTGCTCTGCGCCCGCGACTTCAACGCTCTGCCGCCCTACGCCAAGGCCCTCCTGGAAACCCTGGGCCAACTGTAG
- a CDS encoding sulfite exporter TauE/SafE family protein: protein MNTSLAFYQNLGLLLSLLVIGTFVLAGMIKGVIGLGLPTIAMGLLGLAMAPTQAAALLIIPATLTNVWQLAFGGYLWTLLKRLWPLLLAIFIGTGLGSLWLGIDGGHWVVRALGAALLLYALSGLLLPTLRLRPRMETWLGPACGLVTGVITSATGVFVIPAVPYLQALGLHKDELVQALGLSFTVSTLALAAGLYWRGALGGGELSASLLALIPALLGMWLGQALRQRISAVLFKRVFFSGLALLGAHLLISG from the coding sequence ATGAACACTTCTCTCGCGTTTTACCAGAACCTCGGTTTGCTCCTGTCCCTGCTGGTGATCGGCACCTTTGTCCTGGCCGGCATGATCAAGGGTGTGATCGGTCTTGGTCTGCCGACCATCGCCATGGGCCTGCTTGGCCTGGCTATGGCGCCAACGCAGGCTGCGGCCCTGTTGATCATCCCGGCGACCTTGACCAATGTCTGGCAGCTGGCATTCGGTGGGTATCTGTGGACGTTGCTCAAGCGCTTGTGGCCGCTGCTGCTGGCGATATTCATCGGCACCGGCCTGGGCAGCCTGTGGCTGGGGATCGACGGTGGGCATTGGGTGGTGCGGGCGCTGGGGGCGGCGTTATTGCTCTATGCCCTGAGCGGGTTGCTGCTGCCGACCCTGCGGCTGCGGCCGCGAATGGAAACCTGGCTGGGCCCGGCCTGTGGCCTGGTGACGGGCGTCATCACCTCGGCCACCGGGGTGTTCGTGATTCCGGCGGTGCCTTATCTACAGGCGTTGGGGCTGCACAAGGACGAACTGGTGCAGGCCCTGGGGCTGTCGTTCACCGTCTCGACCCTGGCCCTGGCGGCCGGCCTGTACTGGCGCGGCGCCCTGGGCGGCGGCGAACTCAGCGCTTCGCTGCTGGCGCTGATCCCGGCCCTGCTCGGCATGTGGCTGGGCCAGGCACTGCGCCAGCGCATCAGCGCCGTGCTGTTCAAGCGGGTGTTTTTCAGCGGCCTGGCCCTGCTGGGTGCCCATCTACTAATCAGCGGCTAG
- a CDS encoding putative quinol monooxygenase produces the protein MSEQHGFILHAKTRPEMAEAFEALFRAYVEPSRAEPGCIEYHMLRDQQDPSLFIFYEIWESQAHLDVHSNLPHMKAFFDKRMDYLERDFDIRRIDMLSPSSASR, from the coding sequence ATGTCCGAACAGCACGGTTTTATCCTTCACGCCAAAACCCGCCCGGAAATGGCCGAGGCCTTCGAGGCGCTGTTTCGCGCCTATGTCGAGCCGAGCCGCGCCGAACCCGGCTGCATCGAATACCACATGCTGCGCGACCAGCAGGACCCGAGCCTGTTCATCTTCTATGAGATCTGGGAATCCCAGGCGCACCTGGACGTGCACTCCAACCTGCCGCACATGAAGGCGTTCTTCGACAAGCGCATGGATTACCTGGAGCGCGACTTCGATATCCGCCGCATCGACATGCTCAGCCCGTCGTCCGCTAGCCGCTGA
- a CDS encoding NAD(P)H-dependent oxidoreductase — protein MKKVLLLNGGKKFAHSDGRYNATLHEAAVAVLDRGGVDVKVTHIDEGYDIQEEVAKFLWADVIVYQMPGWWMGAPWIVKKYIDEVFTEGHGSLYASDGRTRSDASQKYGSGGLIHDKQYMLSLTWNAPQQAFDDPTDFFEAKGVDAVYFPFHKANQFLGMRGLPTFLCVDVMKRPNIEADVQRYEEHLKAVFNLPA, from the coding sequence ATGAAAAAAGTACTGTTGCTCAACGGTGGCAAGAAGTTCGCCCACTCCGACGGCCGCTATAACGCGACCCTGCATGAAGCTGCGGTGGCGGTGCTGGACCGTGGCGGCGTGGACGTCAAAGTCACCCACATCGACGAGGGCTACGACATCCAGGAAGAAGTGGCCAAGTTCCTCTGGGCCGACGTGATCGTCTACCAGATGCCGGGTTGGTGGATGGGCGCGCCGTGGATCGTGAAAAAGTACATCGACGAAGTCTTCACCGAGGGCCACGGCAGCCTCTACGCCAGCGATGGCCGCACCCGTTCCGATGCCTCGCAGAAGTACGGCAGCGGCGGCCTGATCCACGACAAGCAGTACATGCTGTCGCTGACCTGGAACGCTCCGCAGCAAGCCTTCGACGACCCGACCGACTTCTTCGAAGCCAAGGGCGTGGACGCGGTGTACTTCCCGTTCCACAAGGCCAACCAGTTCCTCGGCATGCGCGGCCTGCCGACCTTCCTCTGCGTCGACGTGATGAAGCGCCCGAACATCGAGGCCGACGTGCAGCGCTACGAAGAACACCTCAAGGCGGTGTTCAACCTCCCCGCGTAA
- a CDS encoding LysR family transcriptional regulator, translating to MKARSDELQIFVCVIECGSISAAAEQVGQTPSAVSRTLSRLEAKLDTTLINRTTRRMDLTEEGKYFFEQAKLILDQMDELEERLSSRQQTPSGRLRINAASPFMLHAIVPYIAEFRSLYPDIQLELNSNDLIIDLLEQSTDIAIRIGTLADSTLHARSLGCSPLHILASPDYLKRHGTPASVAELSDHTLLGFTQTETLNDWPLRHVHGDRWPIQPGISASSGETVRHLALAGQGIACLSHFMTIDDIRAGRLTPLLAQFNSGYRQPINAVYYRNSQLALRIQCFLDFIQGKLAEYANPQFEG from the coding sequence GTGAAAGCCAGATCCGACGAACTCCAGATCTTCGTCTGCGTCATCGAGTGCGGTTCGATTTCCGCGGCGGCCGAGCAGGTCGGGCAGACGCCGTCGGCGGTCAGCCGCACCCTGTCGCGCCTGGAAGCCAAGCTCGACACCACGCTGATCAACCGCACCACGCGGCGCATGGACCTGACCGAGGAGGGCAAGTATTTCTTCGAGCAGGCCAAGCTGATCCTCGACCAGATGGACGAGCTCGAAGAGCGCCTGTCGTCCCGCCAGCAGACGCCGTCCGGGCGCCTGCGCATCAACGCCGCCTCGCCGTTCATGCTGCATGCCATCGTGCCCTACATCGCCGAATTCCGTAGCCTGTACCCGGACATCCAGCTGGAGCTCAACAGCAACGACCTGATCATCGACCTGCTGGAACAGAGCACCGATATCGCGATCCGCATCGGCACCCTGGCGGACTCGACCCTGCACGCGCGTTCGCTCGGTTGCAGCCCGCTGCACATCCTCGCCAGCCCCGACTACCTGAAGCGGCACGGCACACCCGCCAGCGTGGCCGAGCTGAGCGACCATACCCTGCTGGGTTTCACCCAGACCGAAACCCTCAACGACTGGCCGCTGCGCCATGTGCACGGCGACCGCTGGCCGATCCAGCCGGGCATCAGCGCCTCCAGCGGCGAGACGGTGCGCCACCTGGCGCTGGCAGGGCAGGGCATCGCCTGCCTGTCGCACTTCATGACCATCGACGACATCCGCGCCGGGCGCCTCACGCCGCTCCTCGCCCAGTTCAACAGCGGTTATCGCCAGCCGATCAACGCCGTGTACTACCGCAACTCGCAGCTGGCCCTGCGCATCCAGTGCTTCCTCGACTTTATCCAGGGCAAGCTGGCCGAGTACGCTAACCCGCAGTTCGAAGGCTGA
- a CDS encoding NAD-dependent epimerase/dehydratase family protein: MNVFVTGAAGFIGGSIATGLVKAGHQVTGLVRSAEQAAELSALGIQPVLGSLDDSTVLTEQARAADAVINAASSDHRGAVEVLLAALKGSNKVFLHTSGSSIVGDASGGKVSDVVYQENNLPEPTVDKAARVAIDNLVLAAAKDGVNSAVLCNTLIYGHSLGVKRDSVQLPRLLKQARNSGVVRHVGPGQNIWSNVHIEDVVALYLLALTRNIPGTFYFVESGEASFIDMTTAMAQALHLGAPQDWPLAQAEAEWGYEMANYGLGSNSRVRGKNARELLGWVPRRTSVLEWIRHEMV; this comes from the coding sequence ATGAATGTATTCGTCACCGGCGCCGCAGGTTTTATCGGCGGCTCCATCGCCACCGGCCTGGTTAAGGCCGGCCATCAAGTCACCGGCCTGGTGCGCAGCGCCGAACAGGCCGCCGAACTCAGCGCCCTGGGCATCCAGCCGGTACTCGGCAGCCTGGACGACAGCACGGTGCTGACCGAACAGGCCCGCGCCGCCGACGCGGTGATCAACGCGGCCAGCAGCGACCATCGTGGCGCGGTGGAAGTCCTGCTCGCGGCCCTCAAGGGCTCCAATAAAGTCTTCTTGCACACCAGCGGTTCGAGCATCGTCGGCGACGCTTCGGGCGGCAAGGTCAGCGACGTCGTCTATCAGGAAAACAACCTGCCAGAGCCCACCGTCGACAAGGCCGCGCGCGTGGCCATCGACAATCTGGTGCTGGCCGCTGCCAAGGACGGGGTGAACTCGGCGGTGCTCTGCAACACCCTGATCTACGGCCACAGCCTCGGCGTGAAACGCGACAGCGTGCAGCTGCCGCGGCTACTCAAGCAGGCGCGCAACAGTGGCGTGGTGCGGCATGTCGGGCCGGGGCAGAACATCTGGTCCAACGTGCATATCGAAGACGTGGTGGCGCTGTACCTGCTGGCGCTGACCCGCAACATCCCGGGCACCTTCTACTTCGTCGAAAGCGGTGAAGCCTCCTTCATCGACATGACCACCGCCATGGCCCAGGCCCTGCACCTCGGCGCGCCGCAGGACTGGCCGCTGGCCCAGGCCGAAGCCGAATGGGGCTATGAAATGGCCAACTACGGCCTGGGTTCCAACAGCCGCGTGCGGGGCAAGAACGCCCGCGAATTGCTGGGCTGGGTACCGCGGCGCACCTCGGTGCTGGAGTGGATTCGCCACGAGATGGTCTGA
- the ggt gene encoding gamma-glutamyltransferase, whose protein sequence is MRIVLFKTLALTAAIAASSPTFAALLEGGAVAAPNQYGADVAAQVLKKGGNAVDAAVATAFTLAVTYPEAGNIGGGGFMTLFIDGKPYFLDYRETAPKAATRDMYLNDKGEVIENLSLVGARAAGVPGTVMGLWEVHKKFGKLPWSELITPAVGYAKNGFKVADKQYQYREDALKLFKDSTNFGDYFGSMKVGETFRQPELAATLERIADQGVKEFYEGKTADLLVAQMQADKGLITKQDLQDYKVAWREPLQVNWRGNTLYTAPPPSSGGVALAQLMTIKEERTADFKGVALNSAKYIHLLAEIEKRVFADRADYLGDPAFSEVPVKQLTDPAYLKKRAAEINPTAISPTEKVRPGLERHQTTHFSIVDADGNAVSNTYTLNWDYGSGVVVKGAGFLLNDEMDDFSAKPGVANAFGVVGGDANAIAPGKRMLSSMSPSLVTRDDKVTLVLGTPGGSRIFTSIFQVLNNLYDFDLPLEKAVAAQRVHHQLLPKDTIYYDAYAPLNGKVADELKALGYTLEDQGWEMGDIQAIRVTGSQLETASDPRGRGVGKVVK, encoded by the coding sequence ATGCGCATTGTTCTATTTAAGACCTTGGCTCTGACAGCGGCCATCGCCGCCAGCTCGCCGACCTTCGCCGCGTTGCTGGAAGGTGGCGCGGTCGCCGCGCCGAACCAGTATGGCGCCGATGTCGCGGCGCAGGTTCTGAAGAAGGGCGGCAACGCGGTGGACGCCGCGGTCGCCACCGCGTTCACCCTGGCAGTGACCTACCCCGAGGCCGGCAACATTGGCGGCGGCGGTTTCATGACCCTGTTCATCGACGGCAAACCTTATTTCCTCGACTACCGCGAAACCGCGCCCAAGGCCGCGACCCGCGACATGTACCTGAATGACAAAGGCGAGGTGATCGAGAACCTCAGCCTGGTCGGCGCGCGCGCCGCCGGGGTGCCGGGCACGGTGATGGGCCTGTGGGAGGTGCACAAGAAGTTCGGCAAGTTGCCCTGGAGCGAACTGATCACCCCGGCGGTGGGCTATGCGAAAAACGGTTTCAAGGTCGCCGACAAGCAGTACCAGTACCGCGAGGACGCGCTGAAGCTGTTCAAGGACAGCACCAATTTCGGCGACTATTTCGGCAGCATGAAAGTCGGCGAAACCTTCCGCCAGCCGGAGCTGGCCGCGACCCTGGAACGCATCGCCGACCAGGGCGTCAAGGAGTTCTACGAGGGCAAGACTGCCGACCTGCTGGTGGCGCAGATGCAGGCCGACAAAGGCCTGATCACCAAGCAGGACCTGCAGGACTACAAGGTCGCCTGGCGTGAGCCGCTGCAGGTCAACTGGCGCGGCAACACCCTGTACACCGCGCCGCCGCCCAGCTCCGGCGGCGTCGCCCTGGCGCAACTGATGACCATCAAGGAAGAACGCACGGCGGACTTCAAGGGCGTCGCGCTGAACTCGGCCAAGTACATCCACCTGCTGGCGGAAATCGAAAAACGCGTGTTCGCCGACCGCGCCGATTACCTCGGCGACCCGGCGTTCTCCGAGGTGCCGGTCAAGCAACTGACCGATCCGGCCTACCTGAAAAAACGCGCCGCCGAGATCAACCCGACGGCCATCTCGCCCACCGAAAAAGTCCGCCCGGGCCTGGAGCGGCACCAGACCACCCACTTCTCCATCGTCGATGCCGACGGCAACGCGGTGAGCAATACCTACACCCTCAACTGGGACTACGGCAGCGGCGTGGTGGTCAAGGGCGCGGGCTTCCTGCTCAACGATGAAATGGATGATTTCAGCGCCAAGCCCGGGGTGGCCAACGCCTTTGGCGTGGTCGGCGGCGACGCCAACGCCATCGCGCCGGGCAAGCGCATGCTGTCGTCCATGAGCCCGAGCCTGGTGACCCGCGACGACAAGGTCACCCTGGTGCTGGGCACGCCGGGCGGGTCGCGGATCTTCACCTCGATCTTCCAGGTGCTGAACAACCTCTACGACTTCGACCTGCCGCTGGAAAAAGCCGTGGCCGCGCAGCGCGTGCATCACCAGTTGCTGCCCAAGGACACCATCTACTACGACGCCTATGCACCACTCAACGGCAAGGTCGCCGACGAGCTGAAAGCCCTGGGCTACACCCTGGAAGACCAGGGCTGGGAGATGGGCGATATCCAGGCGATCCGGGTCACCGGCAGCCAGCTGGAAACGGCCTCCGACCCACGCGGACGTGGCGTGGGCAAAGTCGTCAAATAA
- a CDS encoding GntT/GntP/DsdX family permease, with the protein MTPASGYWLLGYAAIAIIALIVLIARYRINPFIVITLVSVGLALMAGMPPSGVVGAYEAGVGKTLGHIALVVALGTMLGKMMAESGGAEQVARTLIDRFGERNAHWAMVCIAFLVGLPLFFEVGFVLLVPIAFTVAKRVGVSILMVGLPMVAGLSVVHALVPPHPAAMLAVQAYQASVGQTLLYAILIGIPTAIIAGPLYAKFIVPRIQLPAENPLARQFIEREPRTRLPSFSITMATILLPVVLMLIGGWANLISTPGSGLNQFLLFIGNSVIALLLATLLSFWTLGLAQGFNRESILRFTNECLAPTASITLLVGAGGGLNRILVDAGVTDQIVGLAHEFQLSPLLMGWLFAALMRIATGSATVAMTTASGVVAPVAIGLGYPHPELLVLATGAGSVIFSHVNDGGFWLIKEYFNMTVTQTFKTWTVLETLISVVAFALTVGLAQLL; encoded by the coding sequence ATGACACCTGCATCGGGCTACTGGCTGCTGGGCTATGCCGCCATCGCCATCATCGCGCTGATCGTTCTGATCGCGCGTTACCGGATCAATCCGTTCATTGTCATCACCCTGGTCTCGGTGGGCCTGGCGCTGATGGCCGGGATGCCGCCGTCCGGCGTGGTCGGGGCCTACGAGGCGGGTGTCGGCAAGACCCTCGGGCATATCGCCCTGGTGGTGGCGCTGGGCACCATGCTCGGCAAGATGATGGCCGAGTCCGGTGGCGCGGAGCAGGTGGCGCGGACCCTGATCGACCGTTTCGGCGAGCGCAACGCGCACTGGGCGATGGTCTGCATCGCCTTCCTGGTGGGCCTGCCGCTGTTCTTCGAGGTCGGTTTCGTGTTGCTGGTGCCGATCGCCTTTACCGTGGCGAAGCGTGTCGGCGTGTCGATCCTGATGGTCGGCCTGCCGATGGTCGCCGGCCTGTCGGTGGTGCATGCCCTGGTGCCGCCGCACCCGGCGGCGATGCTGGCGGTGCAGGCCTACCAGGCGTCGGTGGGGCAGACCTTGCTGTACGCGATCCTGATCGGCATTCCCACGGCGATCATCGCCGGCCCCCTGTACGCCAAGTTCATCGTGCCGCGCATCCAGCTGCCGGCGGAAAACCCGCTGGCACGCCAGTTCATCGAGCGTGAGCCGCGTACCCGGCTGCCCAGTTTTTCGATCACCATGGCCACCATTCTGTTGCCGGTGGTGCTGATGCTGATCGGCGGCTGGGCCAACCTGATTTCCACCCCGGGCAGCGGCCTCAACCAGTTCCTGCTGTTTATCGGCAACTCGGTGATCGCCCTGTTACTGGCGACCCTGCTGAGCTTCTGGACCCTCGGCCTGGCCCAGGGCTTCAACCGCGAATCGATCCTCAGGTTCACCAACGAATGCCTGGCGCCGACCGCCAGCATCACCCTGCTGGTGGGCGCCGGCGGTGGCCTCAACCGGATCCTGGTGGATGCCGGGGTCACCGACCAGATCGTCGGCCTGGCACATGAATTCCAGCTGTCGCCGCTGCTGATGGGCTGGCTGTTCGCCGCGCTGATGCGCATCGCCACCGGCTCGGCCACCGTGGCCATGACCACCGCCTCGGGCGTGGTGGCGCCGGTGGCCATCGGCCTGGGCTATCCGCACCCGGAACTGCTGGTGCTGGCCACCGGCGCCGGCTCGGTGATCTTCTCCCACGTCAACGACGGCGGCTTTTGGCTGATCAAGGAATACTTCAATATGACCGTCACCCAGACCTTCAAGACCTGGACGGTGCTGGAGACCCTGATCTCGGTGGTCGCCTTCGCCCTGACCGTCGGTCTTGCCCAACTGCTTTGA